Proteins from a genomic interval of Papaver somniferum cultivar HN1 chromosome 4, ASM357369v1, whole genome shotgun sequence:
- the LOC113273257 gene encoding aspartic proteinase nepenthesin-2-like: MNPNAVRMPVAPEAAMWYVGMVGIGSDLTWLQCHGATQTFNQDAPLYPWEDSQTYHPLPCHTHPACMGDSCNINGERVYRVAYASAAVTTCVIAKETFSINSDTGGGAFETLQLLMGCGFHQENFVDFGNNRGLINGKPDLIAGILGLRRGPLSFINQLAADGQGGTYLSFGADATIGSGGQKVHTTPIVLPDFHLQTSSYYLNLEDITVSSTRVGFLRKDFELKEDGRGGCIIDSGTPYTVMYKDHFDRVAKLVVAYFEKNGMPVAASTGDGLCFVITKNEYRVPIIKFHFQQQADFVVSETGFSPIGGNVCLTIVQSESDTGPAFILGAFQQVNKRILYDNMIMALSFADEIC, translated from the exons CAATGCCATGGTGCCACCCAAACTTTCAATCAAGATGCCCCTCTTTATCCCTGGGAGGATTCGCAAACATATCATCCCCTTCCTTGCCATACTCACCCTGCATGCATGGGTGATAGTTGCAATATCAATGGCGAACGTGTTTACCGAGTAGCTTATGCGAGTGCTGCAGTTACGACTTGTGTTATTGCTAAAGAAACATTCAGTATAAACTCAGACACCGGTGGTGGCGCCTTTGAAACTCTTCAACTACTCATGGGTTGTGGTTTTCACCAAGAAAATTTTGTTGATTTCGGTAATAACCGCGGTCTTATAAACGGAAAGCCTGATCTTATTGCAGGAATACTTGGTCTGAGAAGAGGACCATTGTCTTTTATAAATCAATTAGCTGCTGATGGACAAG GAGGCACATATTTAAGTTTTGGTGCAGATGCGACAATTGGAAGCGGAGGTCAAAAAGTGCATACAACTCCCATAGTACTACCCGACTTTCATCTTCAGACATCGTCTTATTACTTAAATCTAGAGGATATCACTGTGAGTTCCACTCGTGTAGGTTTTCTGAGAAAAGATTTTGAGCTTAAAGAGGATGGACGTGGCGGTTGTATCATAGATTCGGGGACTCCGTATACCGTAATGTATAAAGATCATTTTGATAGAGTTGCAAAGTTGGTGGTAGCATATTTTGAAAAGAATGGTATGCCTGTTGCTGCATCCACCGGAGATGGCCTTTGTTTTGTTATAACCAAAAATGAGTATAGAGTTCCCATCATAAAATTTCATTTTCAACAGCAGGCCGATTTTGTTGTTTCAGAGACTGGTTTTTCGCCAATCGGTGGAAATGTTTGTTTAACTATAGTTCAATCGGAATCTGATACGGGGCCAGCTTTTATTTTAGGAGCATTTCAGCAAGTTAATAAGAGGATTTTGTATGATAATATGATTATGGCACTCTCATTTGCTGATGAGATATGCTAA
- the LOC113271519 gene encoding probable beta-1,4-xylosyltransferase IRX10L: protein MIGFLDKKKMLEISMWVFVVYLILGFGAKIGIAAAEELDQNQLTERISGSAGDVLEDNPVGRLKVFVYELPSKYNKKILQKDPRCLTHMFAAEIFMHRFLMSSPVRTLNPEEADWFYTPVYTTCDLTPNGLPLPFKSPRMMRSAIQLISSNWPYWNRTEGADHFFVVPHDFGACFHYQEEKAIERGILPLLQRATLVQTFGQRNHVCLNDGSITIPPYAPPQKMQAHLIPPDIPRSIFVYFRGLFYDVGNDPEGGYYARGARASVWENFKDNPLFDISTEHPTTYYEDMQRAVFCLCPLGWAPWSPRLVEGVIFGCIPVIIADDIVLPFADAIPWEDIGVFVAEKDVPKLDSILASIPPEDILRKQRLLANPSMKQAMLFPQPAQSGDAFHQILNGLARKLPHDKSVYLRPGEKILNWTAGPVGDLKPW, encoded by the exons ATGATTGGATTTCTGGACAAGAAGAAGATGTTGGAAATCTCAATGTGGGTTTTTGTTGTTTATCTCATTTTGGGATTTGGTGCGAAGATTGGTATTGCCGCTGCTGAAGAACTCGATCAGAATCAACTCACTGAACGAATTTCAG GTAGTGCCGGTGATGTCTTGGAGGATAATCCAGTGGGAAGATTGAAAGTGTTTGTTTATGAGCTTCCAAGCAAATACAACAAGAAGATCCTGCAGAAAGACCCTAGATGCCTTACACACATGTTTGCAGCTGAAATTTTCATGCATCGATTCTTGATGTCAAGTCCTGTCCGAACGTTGAATCCCGAAGAGGCTGATTGGTTTTACACGCCTGTATATACTACATGTGACTTGACGCCTAATGGTTTACCATTGCCATTTAAATCTCCTCGGATGATGAGAAGCGCTATCCAGTTGATTTCTTCGAATTGGCCTTACTGGAACCGGACTGAAGGGGCTGATCACTTCTTCGTCGTTCCCCATGATTTTGGTGCTTGCTTTCACTATCAA GAAGAAAAAGCTATTGAACGTGGGATTCTTCCGTTACTCCAACGTGCTACGTTGGTTCAGACTTTTGGGCAACGCAATCATGTTTGTTTAAATGATGGTTCAATCACAATTCCTCCATATGCTCCTCCACAGAAGATGCAGGCTCACTTGATTCCTCCTGACATTCCTCGGTCAATATTTGTGTATTTCCGAGGTCTGTTTTATGATGTTGGAAACGATCCAGAAGGTGGTTATTATGCAAG AGGTGCACGTGCTTCAGTTTGGGAGAACTTTAAGGACAATCCACTGTTTGATATCTCAACAGAACACCCAACTACATACTACGAAGACATGCAACGAGCTGTTTTCTGTTTGTGTCCATTGGGTTGGGCTCCATGGAGTCCGAGATTGGTCGAGGGTGTGATATTTGGTTGCATTCCTGTTATTATTGCAGACGACATTGTCCTACCCTTTGCTGATGCGATCCCGTGGGAGGATATCGGTGTGTTTGTTGCTGAAAAGGATGTCCCTAAGTTGGACTCTATTCTCGCCTCCATCCCCCCGGAAGATATATTGAGGAAACAAAGATTACTTGCCAACCCTTCAATGAAACAGGCTATGCTGTTCCCTCAGCCTGCTCAATCAGGAGACGCTTTCCATCAGATATTGAATGGCCTAGCTCGTAAATTGCCACATGATAAAAGCGTCTACTTGAGGCCAGGAGAGAAGATCCTGAACTGGACTGCAGGCCCAGTAGGAGACCTGAAGCCTTGGTAG